One window of Cydia strobilella chromosome 10, ilCydStro3.1, whole genome shotgun sequence genomic DNA carries:
- the LOC134744685 gene encoding ATP synthase subunit s, mitochondrial — protein MWTVASRFTLRCPTLTVKAAQTNQVRCFWEYVNMMFNKPDAERIQQVGPDRACAEWVLRNGGTVEWVGGQKLADYNLLPANDQPVPRLAVIDATNSSISHYGFSHLIGCIKLYKIILHKSSYIEDRALKGLSHGKDSLTHLQVSDIADVSDAGLKDLKDCHNLQNLVLFDLKNVNDLEECKQYLASQLPNCKIQGAPEVTKEKPS, from the exons ATGTGGACTGTAGCCTCACGCTTC ACATTACGATGCCCAACACTTACAGTGAAAGCAGCGCAAACCAATCAAGTCAGATGTTTCTGGGAATATGTTAATATGATGTTTAATAAACCAGACGCAGAGCGTATACAACAAGTTGGCCCTGACCGTGCGTGCGCTGAATGGGTACTGCGGAACGGGGGCACCGTCGAGTGGGTCGGAGGGCAGAAGCTTGCAGACTACAACTTGTTGCCAGCTAATGACCAACCAGTCCCAAGACTGGCAGTAATTGATGCTACAAATTCATCAATATCACATTATGGTTTCTCtcatttaa ttgggTGCATCAAACTGTATAAGATTATACTTCACAAAAGTTCATATATTGAGGACAGAGCATTGAAGGGTTTATCACATGGTAAAGACTCTTTAACTCACTTGCAAGTCTCAGATATAGCTGATGTCAGTGATGCTGGACTCAAGGATTTAAAAGATTGTCACAATCTACAAAATTTGGTGctgtttgatttgaaaaatgtaaatgACTTGGAAGAGTGTAAACAGTACTTGGCATCACAGTTGCCTAACTGTAAAATACAAG GAGCACCTGAGGTAACAAAAGAAAAGCCATCATAG
- the LOC134744682 gene encoding ras-related protein Rab-4B yields MSESYEYLFKFLVIGSAGTGKSSLLNNFIGNKFKEDRCHTIGVEFGSKIVNIGGKSTKLQIWDTAGQERFRSVTRSYYRGAAGALLVYDITSRDSFNALCNWLRDARTLASPNIVILLVGNKKDLEDSREVTFTEASQFAQENELVFLETSAKTGENVEEAFLKCSKTILAKIEAGELDPERIGSGIQYGTGASKRLTAPRSKPARTPSECACRV; encoded by the exons ATGTCCGAATCCTATG AATACTTGTTCAAATTCCTCGTTATTGGAAGTGCGGGTACAGGAAAGTCGAGCCTCCTTAATAACTTTATTGGCAACAAAT TCAAAGAAGATAGGTGTCATACTATCGGAGTAGAATTTGGATCTAAAATTGTGAATATAGGAGGTAAATCTACCAAATTACAAATTTGGGATACTGCGGGGCAAGAGAGGTTTCGTTCTGTGACACGGTCATACTACAGAGGGGCTGCTGGTGCTCTATTGGTATATGACATCACATCCCGGGACTCGTTCAATGCTCTATGTAACTGGTTGAGAGACGCGCGAACTCTCGCTAGCCCCAACATTGTCATATTACTTGTTGGAAATAAGAAAGATTTGGAAGACTCCAGAGAAGTTACATTTACGGAAGCTAGTCAATTTGCTCAGGAAAATG aATTGGTGTTTCTTGAGACCAGTGCTAAGACAGGTGAAAATGTAGAGGAGGCTTTCTTGAAATGCTCTAAAACTATCCTAGCCAAGATTGAAGCTGGTGAGTTGGATCCAGAAAGAATAGGTTCTGGTATACAGTATGGTACTGGAGCATCCAAGCGACTGACGGCACCAAGGAGCAAACCTGCACGGACACCTTCAGAATGTGCCTGTcgtgtataa
- the LOC134744625 gene encoding dihydroorotate dehydrogenase (quinone), mitochondrial, with protein sequence MNSARNKAGKKIKSLCYLTLGGSVAYQFIYMKKDFNGYYESVLQPLSQLLNPELAHTIGVSGFKYGLFPTQSNSDSEVLKTEFLNNKLSNPIGIAAGFDKHGDAVIGLKNAGFGMVEIGSVTPLPQPGNPKPRVFRLPEDKAVINRYGFNSEGHDNVYNKIKDLDKSLLASTLLGINLGMNKLSDNPVKDYCLGIQKFWNVADYFVINVSSPNTPGLRSLQAKDELSKLLTKVNKVRNEMLPKKNIPLLLKLAPDLTEQDKKDVAAVITKKGSQVDGLIISNTTIDRPQLVHQDVSQEPGGLSGKPLASKSTEMIKEMYKLTRGKVPIVGVGGIFTGQDAYEKILAGASAVQIYTALIYHGPPIVNKIKQELADLLHKDGYRNVNEAVGKGVK encoded by the exons ATGAATTCCGCCAGGAATAAAGCGGGA AAGAAAATTAAGTCATTATGTTACCTGACTTTGGGAGGCTCTGTGGCTTaccaatttatttatatgaagaaAGATTTCAATGGTTACTATGAGAGTGTGCTGCAACCTCTAAGTCAACTTCTCAACCCTGAATTGGCGCACACAATTGGAGTATCTGGCTTTAAATATGGTCTGTTCCCAACTCAAAGTAACAGTGATTCAGAAGTTTTA AAAACTGAATTTTTGAACAACAAACTGTCTAACCCAATTGGTATTGCTGCTGGTTTCGACAAGCATGGAGATGCTGTAATAGGCCTGAAAAATGCTGGCTTTGGCATGGTGGAAATAGGATCTGTCACTCCTCTCCCCCAACCGGGGAATCCTAAGCCACGTGTCTTTCGTCTGCCAGAGGACAAGGCAGTCATTAACCGATATGGATTCAATAGTGAAGGCCATGACAatgtgtataataaaataaaagatctGGATAAGTCATTGTTGGCTAGTACACTGCTCGGCATTAATCTAGGAATGAACAAGCTGTCTGATAACCCTGTAAAAGATTACTGTTTAGGTATACAGAAGTTCTGGAATGTGGCTGACTATTTTGTCATCAATGTTAGCAG ccCAAACACACCTGGTTTAAGATCACTACAGGCAAAGGATGAACTTTCAAAATTATTAACCAAGGTTAATAAAGTAAGAAATGAAATGCTTCCCAAGAAAAACATACCCCTCTTGCTTAAGTTGGCGCCAGATCTGACAGAACAAGATAAAAAGGATGTAGCAGCAGTTATCACTAAGAAAGGAAGTCAAGTTGATGGACTTATTATTTCTAACACAACAATAGACAGGCCACAATTGGTACACCAAGATGTGTCCCAAGAGCCAGGTGGTCTCAGTGGAAAACCATTGGCTAGCAAATCAACAGAAATGATTAAAGAGATGTATAAATTAACTCGAG GTAAAGTGCCAATAGTAGGTGTAGGAGGTATTTTCACTGGCCAAGATGCATATGAGAAGATATTGGCAGGTGCTAGTGCAGTGCAAATTTACACAGCTTTAATATACCATGGACCTCCCATAGTCAATAAGATCAAACAAGAGCTTGCTGACCTCCTACACAAAGATGGCTACAGGAATGTCAATGAAGCAGTAGGTAAAGGTGTCAAATGA